A genomic segment from Streptomyces sp. NBC_01233 encodes:
- a CDS encoding amidohydrolase family protein, whose product MQSAPTPPSAPSRRALLTGLGLAAAAPLALGVTARPAPLGHPDQPVQAGRTVLLRGASLVLTMDPSVGSGPLGAIENADVLMQNGTISAVGTALQAPRGAWVVDASGKLAMPGFVDTHTHLWQAVIRGGCTDRDLFGWFQGCTDPQRGRLTPAALHSFVRLAALDAVQSGVTTLVDWVDIFSYDLIESYVRALAGTGVRFAYAMFPPKPDAVLVTKVKKELVDPVPLGSFQVATHAARAVQDLNRAHWEAAQDMGVMLNSHVLERPEQRADDPIGVLTDIGALGPRLLINHAIHLTDAEIAAVAEHDVRAAHCPLSNMRLGSGIMRMSEFGRRGVKVGLGLDGGTNDSSDFHALMKTAIGLQRARTTDAGVFPQVHDVLRMATLGGAEALGIADRVGSLPPGKRADLVVIDPAALNFAPRFDWVGQIVFNGRPENVDAVFVDGRALKLGGRLVEVDTDRVVREAEAAATHLRATA is encoded by the coding sequence ATGCAGTCAGCCCCCACCCCGCCTTCGGCTCCCAGCCGCCGCGCTCTCCTCACCGGCCTCGGTCTGGCCGCCGCCGCCCCGCTCGCGCTCGGCGTCACCGCCCGCCCCGCACCCCTCGGCCATCCCGACCAGCCGGTCCAGGCCGGCCGGACGGTCCTGCTCCGCGGGGCCTCGCTGGTGCTCACCATGGACCCCTCCGTCGGCAGCGGCCCCCTCGGCGCCATCGAAAACGCCGACGTCCTGATGCAGAACGGCACCATCTCCGCCGTGGGCACGGCTCTCCAGGCGCCGCGCGGCGCCTGGGTGGTGGACGCCTCGGGCAAGCTGGCCATGCCGGGGTTCGTCGACACCCACACCCACCTCTGGCAGGCGGTGATCCGCGGCGGGTGTACCGACCGCGACCTGTTCGGCTGGTTCCAGGGGTGTACCGACCCCCAGCGCGGCCGGCTGACGCCGGCGGCCCTCCACAGCTTCGTGCGGCTCGCCGCCCTCGACGCCGTCCAGTCGGGCGTGACCACGCTGGTGGACTGGGTGGACATCTTCTCGTACGACCTCATCGAGAGCTACGTACGGGCCCTGGCGGGCACCGGGGTGCGGTTCGCCTACGCGATGTTCCCGCCCAAGCCCGACGCGGTGCTGGTCACGAAGGTGAAGAAGGAGCTCGTCGACCCGGTGCCGCTCGGTTCCTTCCAGGTCGCCACGCATGCGGCCCGCGCCGTCCAGGACCTCAACCGTGCGCACTGGGAAGCCGCGCAGGACATGGGAGTCATGCTCAACTCCCATGTCCTGGAACGCCCCGAGCAGCGCGCCGACGACCCCATCGGAGTCCTCACCGACATCGGCGCGCTCGGTCCGCGGCTCCTGATCAACCACGCGATCCACCTGACCGACGCCGAGATCGCCGCCGTCGCCGAGCACGACGTACGGGCGGCCCACTGTCCGCTGAGCAACATGCGGTTGGGCTCCGGCATCATGCGAATGTCCGAATTCGGACGGCGGGGCGTCAAGGTCGGGCTCGGCCTGGACGGCGGGACCAACGACAGCTCGGACTTCCACGCGCTGATGAAGACGGCCATCGGCCTGCAACGCGCCCGCACTACGGACGCCGGGGTCTTCCCACAGGTGCACGACGTCCTGCGGATGGCCACCCTGGGCGGCGCCGAGGCCCTCGGCATCGCCGACCGGGTGGGCTCCCTGCCCCCCGGCAAGCGGGCCGACCTCGTCGTCATCGACCCGGCCGCCCTGAACTTCGCACCGCGCTTCGACTGGGTCGGCCAGATCGTCTTCAACGGGCGCCCCGAGAACGTCGACGCCGTGTTCGTCGACGGCCGGGCGCTGAAGCTCGGCGGCCGGCTGGTCGAGGTCGACACGGACCGCGTCGTACGCGAGGCCGAGGCGGCCGCCACCCACCTCCGCGCGACCGCATAG
- the cutA gene encoding divalent-cation tolerance protein CutA, giving the protein MANIVIAQTTVNDEGKAYDIGRAAVEARLTAGVHIDARMTTFSWEKGAVQHERGYRLSFQTTTGKVAALKAWVHEQHPHDVPQWIVLPSVEASEEYLAWAVKETTAG; this is encoded by the coding sequence GTGGCGAACATCGTGATCGCGCAGACGACGGTGAACGACGAGGGGAAGGCGTACGACATAGGCCGGGCCGCCGTGGAGGCCCGGTTGACGGCCGGCGTGCACATCGACGCGCGGATGACCACCTTCTCCTGGGAGAAGGGCGCCGTGCAGCACGAGCGGGGGTACCGGCTCTCCTTCCAGACGACCACCGGGAAGGTCGCCGCCTTGAAGGCGTGGGTGCACGAACAGCACCCGCACGATGTGCCGCAGTGGATCGTGCTGCCGAGCGTGGAGGCCTCGGAGGAGTACCTGGCGTGGGCGGTGAAGGAGACCACCGCGGGGTAG
- a CDS encoding HAD family hydrolase: MRPSCRPRPDTVPDSLVPLTLRGSDGVWGIGVQGPAGADTGSACAAGIKPIELVIFDCDGVLVDSERIAARVQVALGAELGWPLTLDEVVDRFIGRSHASIREQVAARLGEETAAIWSERFEQLHREAVDADLAPVEGLPEALDAITLPTCAASSGSHDKMRHTLGRTGLYERFAGRIYSATEVSRGKPAPDLFLHAARHLGVDPAACVVVEDSRPGVQAARAAGMRAFGYAGGLTPAERLEGPGTTVFHDMRTLPLLITVQ; encoded by the coding sequence ATGCGCCCATCCTGCCGCCCGCGACCCGACACCGTCCCCGATTCGCTCGTTCCCCTCACCCTGAGGGGGAGCGATGGCGTATGGGGGATCGGCGTCCAAGGCCCTGCCGGCGCGGACACCGGCAGCGCCTGTGCTGCCGGGATCAAGCCGATTGAACTCGTCATATTCGACTGCGACGGTGTACTGGTCGACAGCGAACGCATCGCAGCCCGCGTCCAGGTCGCCCTGGGCGCAGAGCTCGGCTGGCCTCTGACCCTGGACGAGGTCGTCGACCGGTTCATCGGGCGTTCGCACGCGTCCATTCGCGAGCAGGTCGCCGCCCGGCTGGGCGAGGAGACGGCCGCGATCTGGTCGGAGCGGTTCGAGCAGCTCCACCGCGAAGCCGTGGACGCCGATCTCGCCCCCGTCGAGGGATTGCCCGAGGCGCTCGACGCGATCACCTTGCCGACTTGTGCCGCCTCCAGCGGATCCCACGACAAGATGCGCCACACCCTGGGCCGCACCGGCCTGTACGAACGCTTCGCGGGCCGCATCTACAGCGCCACCGAAGTCTCCCGGGGCAAGCCCGCCCCGGACCTGTTCCTGCACGCCGCCCGGCATCTGGGAGTCGATCCCGCCGCCTGCGTGGTGGTCGAGGACAGCCGGCCCGGCGTCCAGGCCGCCCGCGCGGCCGGCATGCGCGCCTTCGGCTATGCCGGCGGCCTGACCCCGGCCGAACGGCTCGAGGGCCCTGGCACCACCGTCTTCCACGACATGCGCACACTCCCCCTCCTCATCACCGTGCAGTAA
- a CDS encoding DUF5954 family protein produces MDRGNVGAGWSRPMVVRVPVEPVEAAVEADAVDAVARTANVVVRGPLFGVAAQYTGESQWRVVLAVTDGCPQQARDGLNSRLWFRAKDDARDRAERRVLLAAVARLESERVDELDVAGTRYRVVRAEEYAGAGPGGIEQPRPTDPEPLSPDWDRGAKGPGVDEGLVLDPDAPVTPTQALEQLALRGLCYTGERFPEDVRADALRALDTHPDVLLLPATFTVVEQTASGWTPVTGPHASAHEARKSLDFALTWMWPRMRGHIPQDAGPHTDARTWADDGEAGGASDGPRPAELAAYAEAADALRAGRVNQLEFQGTSYQIVRTRRLLRWGPDGPEGPRPSDVNSQDPARIHLPLDEDGRVLPED; encoded by the coding sequence ATGGACCGTGGGAATGTGGGGGCGGGCTGGTCCCGACCGATGGTGGTGCGGGTTCCCGTGGAGCCGGTGGAGGCCGCGGTGGAAGCCGACGCGGTCGACGCCGTGGCGCGTACCGCCAATGTCGTGGTGCGCGGCCCTCTGTTCGGGGTGGCGGCGCAGTACACGGGGGAATCGCAGTGGCGGGTGGTGCTCGCGGTGACGGACGGTTGCCCGCAGCAGGCGCGCGACGGGCTGAACTCCCGGTTGTGGTTCCGTGCGAAGGACGATGCGCGCGACAGGGCGGAGCGGCGCGTACTGCTGGCGGCGGTCGCCCGGCTGGAGAGCGAGCGCGTCGACGAACTCGACGTGGCGGGGACTCGGTACCGGGTCGTGCGGGCCGAGGAGTACGCGGGGGCCGGTCCGGGCGGTATCGAGCAGCCGCGTCCCACCGATCCTGAGCCCCTCTCCCCCGACTGGGACCGCGGAGCCAAGGGACCGGGGGTCGACGAGGGCCTGGTCCTGGACCCGGACGCGCCGGTCACCCCCACCCAGGCTCTTGAGCAGCTGGCCCTTCGGGGCCTGTGCTACACCGGGGAACGGTTCCCCGAAGACGTGCGCGCCGACGCGCTGCGGGCGCTGGACACCCACCCGGACGTCCTCCTGCTGCCCGCGACCTTCACGGTGGTCGAGCAGACCGCGAGCGGCTGGACCCCGGTCACAGGTCCGCACGCGAGTGCGCACGAAGCCCGCAAGTCATTGGACTTCGCCCTGACATGGATGTGGCCGCGGATGCGCGGCCACATCCCCCAGGACGCCGGTCCTCACACCGACGCCCGCACCTGGGCGGACGACGGCGAAGCGGGTGGGGCGTCGGACGGCCCGCGGCCCGCGGAGCTGGCCGCCTACGCCGAGGCCGCGGACGCCCTCCGGGCCGGGCGCGTCAATCAGCTGGAGTTCCAGGGCACCTCGTACCAGATCGTCCGTACCCGCCGCCTGCTGCGCTGGGGCCCCGACGGGCCCGAGGGCCCACGCCCGTCCGACGTCAACAGCCAGGACCCCGCGCGCATCCACCTTCCGCTGGACGAGGACGGCCGCGTCCTGCCCGAAGACTGA